The Leptolyngbya sp. 'hensonii' region GGCTCTGGTGGCCAGCCTGATAGAGGCGGATTGGTTATTTTTGTTAACCGATGTCGATCGGCTGTATTCCGCTGATCCCCGAACCAATCAGGATGCTCAACCCATTCAACTGGTGCAACACATAGACCAACTAGAGGCATTGCAAGTGAGCACGGGGAGTGCTGGCTCTGCCTGGGGCACGGGCGGCATGGTAACGAAGATAGCTGCAGCACGCATTGCCACAGCAGCCGGGGTGCGCACTGTGATCACGGAAGGACGATATCCCCGCAACCTGGAGAAAATCCTGGCTGGAGAGATGATTGGGACCCATTTTGAGCCCCAACTCCGCCCCTTCAATGCTCGACGCCGCTGGATTGCCCATGGCCTAATTCCAGTGGGCAAACTGTATCTGGATGACGGGGCCGTAGAGGCCATCCGTTCTGCTGGCAAATCCCTGCTGGCTGCAGGGATTATCCAAATAGAAGGGGTATTTCAAAGCCAGGATGCCGTTCAACTCTGTGATGCCACGGGTCGAGAATTTGCCCGGGGAATTGTGAACTATAGCAGTGCAGAACTGCATCAGATCCAGGGAAAACATTCGGATGCGATCTCTGGGATTTTGGGCTACGCCGGGGCTGAAACCGTCATTCATCGAGACAATCTGGCCCTGAGTGGCAGTTAAGTCTACCTCTCCATCAAGGATCTCCCAGAACTCCGCCATCTCTAGTAGATCTGGGGCAGATTTGCAGCCAGGGGTCGGATAATTTTTCTGGTGTTGATTTCTATCGGTTCATCCCAGCGGGGATCTGAGAGTCCTGCGATTCTATGGGACAGAGCACGATAAACTGTTGAAGCTGACTTGCTCAGTCCCCCATGATGATTTAGACAATTGGCAATGGCAACGTTTCTCCTGGAAGTAGGTACGGAAGAGTTACCGGCAAGTTTTGTTGATGAAGCCCTGACCCAATGGCGATCGCGCATTCCCCAGGTGCTGGCAGAAAATTACCTGACCCCGACGGCGATCGACTTCTATGGCACTCCCCGCCGCTTAGCCGTTGTGATTCAGGGACTACCGGAAGTTCAGCCCGATCGGGAAGAGGAGGTCAAGGGACCGCCCGCCCAGGCTGCCTTTAAAGACGGCAAGCCCACCAAGGCTGCCGAAGGATTTGCCCAGAAGCAGGGGGTGAACCTCTCTGCCTTAGAGATCCGGCCTACAGAGAAGGGCGAGTTTGTCTTCGTGCAGAAAACGGTGCTGGGGCGTCCGGTGGCTGAGATGCTGGCGGAACAGGTGCCCGCCTGGATTACCGGCCTGGAGGGCAAACGGCTGGCCCGCTGGGGGGATGGAGATCTGCGCTTTTCCCGCCCGATTCGCTGGCTCATTACCCTTCTGGATGAAACGGTGCTGCCCGTGCAGATGGGAAATGGTAGTGAGACGCTGAGGAGTGATCGGCTCTCCCAGGGGCATCGCGTCCTGCATCCGGAGCCAATCGCGATCGCCCATGCCGATGCGTATCTGGAAACGCTGCGATCGGCCTTTGTTGAACCCGATCCAGAGCAACGGCGCAGGCTGATTTTGGAACAGGTGCAAGCGGCAGCCGAACAACTGCAAGGCCAAGCAGCCATTGCTCCGGGCTTACTGCAGGAAGTGATTAACCTGGTGGAATGGCCCACAGCCGTTGTCGGTCAGTTTGATGCCGAATATCTGGAACTGCCCTCGGAAGTCACCATTACGGTGATGGAAAGCCATCAGCGCTATTTCCCGGTGTTGGACCCAGTAAATGCTCAACAGCTACTCCCCAACTTCATCACCATCTCAAATGGAGACCCGGCCAAGTCCACCATTATTGCTGCCGGGAATGAGCGGGTGATTCGGGCCAGGTTGGCGGATGGTAAGTTTTTCTTCAAGGCCGATCGGGCCTTATCCCTGGAAGCCTATGTGCCTCGACTGGAAACCGTGACCTTCCAGCAAGACCTGGGCACCATGCGGGCCAAGGTGGAGCGGGTGCAACAGATTGCAGATCGGATCGCGGACCAGCTCCAGGTAACGGCAGACGATCGGGTCCAGATCCAGCGCACGACCCTGCTCTGCAAAGCCGATCTGGTGACCCAGATGGTGGGGGAGTTCCCAGAATTGCAGGGGGTGATGGGCCAGAAATATGCTGTCGCTGCCGGAGAACCAGAAGCCGTTGCCACAGGAATTTTTGAACATTATCTGCCTAAAGGTGCTGGGGATGCCCTACCCCAGACCTTGACAGGCCAAGTCACCGGGCTGGCCGATCGTCTGGATACTCTGGTGGGTATTTTCAGTCTGGGCATGATTCCCTCCGGTTCCTCCGATCCCTTTGCCCTGCGGCGGGCCGCCACGGCGATCGTCAACATCATCTGGGCAGCGAATCTGCCCCTGAATTTGCAGCACCTTCTGGAGACCACGGCGGCAGATGCAGGAGCCCTGCGTCCCAAAATCGATACGGCTAGCCTGTTGCAGCAATTGAAAGATTTCTTCCTGCAGCGGATTCGCACCCTGCTCCAGGAAGGTGGTATTGATTATGATCTGGTGAATGCCGTTCTGGGAGAAAACGATCCAGAATACACGGAACGGGCCTTGCAGGATTTGCTGGATGTCCGCGATCGAGCCCATTTCCTGCAGCAGATTCGCACGAATGGGCTGCTGGCCCAGATCTATGAAACGGTGAATCGTTCTTCCCGGTTGGCGGTCGAGGGTAAACTGGATACGACACAGCTTGACCCCCAGGCGATTATTCAACTTGACTTGTTTAAACAACCCTCCGAGTCGGCCTTCTATCAGGCTCTGATCAGTCTGGTGCCCCAGACTCAGGCAGCCCAGCAGGCCAGAGATTATCAGAAGTTGATTGATGCCTTGGCTCAGATTACTCCCACCGTTAGCGCCTTCTTCGATGGTCCCCAGAGCGTATTGGTCATGGACCCAGATCTGGAGGTGCGCCAAAATCGGCTTTATTTATTGAGCCTCCTACGGAACCATGCGCGGGTGCTGGCGGATTTCGGGGCGATCGTGAAGGGATAAACCAGGGGATAAACGACCGGCATGGGTGACAGAAAAAACGCATACGTGATTGGGCTAGGGAAATCAGGGATTTCTGCTGCCAGACTGCTGCAACGGGATGGCTGGCAGGTGACGATCGGGGATAGTAAGACCTCGGCAAGCATGCAGCAACAGCAGCAGGAACTGGCCACAGAAGGGATTGGGGTTCAACTGGAAGACACTTTCGATCGGCAAACCGTCTCGACTCGCCATCTCCAATCAACAGATCTGGTGGTGGTGAGTCCCGGTGTTCCCTGGGATATTCCAGGGTTGTTGCAGGCGCGAGAATTGGGCCTGGAGACGATCGGCGAAATCGAACTGGCCTGGAGATATCTGCGCCATCGTCCCTGGGTCGGCATTACGGGCACGAACGGCAAAACCACCACCACAGCCCTGATCGCCGCCATCTTTCAGGCTGCTGGCTTCCGAGCGCCCGCCTGCGGTAACATTGGCCTGCCCGCCTGCGACCTGGGCCTCTCTGAGCCCCTACCCCACTGGGTCATCGCCGAATTGAGCAGCTACCAGATCGAATCCTCGGCCTCAGTTGCGCCCCGGATTGGCGTCTGGACGACGTTTACCCCTGATCATCTGAGTCGTCACAAAACCCTGGAGCGATACTACAACATCAAGGCTCATCTGCTGCGGCAATCGCAACAACAGGTCTTCAATGGGGATGATCCCTATCTGCGTCAGGCGGGGCTGACGCAGTGGCCGGATGCCTGCTGGACCAGCGTTACCGGAAAGGCGAATCTCCTGGGTGATCCGAACTACGGGGTTTACATCGAAGAG contains the following coding sequences:
- the proB gene encoding glutamate 5-kinase, whose amino-acid sequence is MSQTLVVKIGTSSLTAPEAGDLALSTIAALVESLTHLRRQGHQVVLVSSGAVGVGCARLKLAERPRSIALKQAVAAVGQGRLIRVYDDLFTSLQQPIAQVLLTRSDLVQRSQYVNVYNTLRELLQLGVIPVINENDTVAVDELKFGDNDTLSALVASLIEADWLFLLTDVDRLYSADPRTNQDAQPIQLVQHIDQLEALQVSTGSAGSAWGTGGMVTKIAAARIATAAGVRTVITEGRYPRNLEKILAGEMIGTHFEPQLRPFNARRRWIAHGLIPVGKLYLDDGAVEAIRSAGKSLLAAGIIQIEGVFQSQDAVQLCDATGREFARGIVNYSSAELHQIQGKHSDAISGILGYAGAETVIHRDNLALSGS
- the glyS gene encoding glycine--tRNA ligase subunit beta — encoded protein: MATFLLEVGTEELPASFVDEALTQWRSRIPQVLAENYLTPTAIDFYGTPRRLAVVIQGLPEVQPDREEEVKGPPAQAAFKDGKPTKAAEGFAQKQGVNLSALEIRPTEKGEFVFVQKTVLGRPVAEMLAEQVPAWITGLEGKRLARWGDGDLRFSRPIRWLITLLDETVLPVQMGNGSETLRSDRLSQGHRVLHPEPIAIAHADAYLETLRSAFVEPDPEQRRRLILEQVQAAAEQLQGQAAIAPGLLQEVINLVEWPTAVVGQFDAEYLELPSEVTITVMESHQRYFPVLDPVNAQQLLPNFITISNGDPAKSTIIAAGNERVIRARLADGKFFFKADRALSLEAYVPRLETVTFQQDLGTMRAKVERVQQIADRIADQLQVTADDRVQIQRTTLLCKADLVTQMVGEFPELQGVMGQKYAVAAGEPEAVATGIFEHYLPKGAGDALPQTLTGQVTGLADRLDTLVGIFSLGMIPSGSSDPFALRRAATAIVNIIWAANLPLNLQHLLETTAADAGALRPKIDTASLLQQLKDFFLQRIRTLLQEGGIDYDLVNAVLGENDPEYTERALQDLLDVRDRAHFLQQIRTNGLLAQIYETVNRSSRLAVEGKLDTTQLDPQAIIQLDLFKQPSESAFYQALISLVPQTQAAQQARDYQKLIDALAQITPTVSAFFDGPQSVLVMDPDLEVRQNRLYLLSLLRNHARVLADFGAIVKG
- the murD gene encoding UDP-N-acetylmuramoyl-L-alanine--D-glutamate ligase, which codes for MGDRKNAYVIGLGKSGISAARLLQRDGWQVTIGDSKTSASMQQQQQELATEGIGVQLEDTFDRQTVSTRHLQSTDLVVVSPGVPWDIPGLLQARELGLETIGEIELAWRYLRHRPWVGITGTNGKTTTTALIAAIFQAAGFRAPACGNIGLPACDLGLSEPLPHWVIAELSSYQIESSASVAPRIGVWTTFTPDHLSRHKTLERYYNIKAHLLRQSQQQVFNGDDPYLRQAGLTQWPDACWTSVTGKANLLGDPNYGVYIEEGWVVALGDRILPADALNMPGAHNLQNLLMAVATARLAGIETDAILEAISTFPGVPHRLERICTVQGVDYINDSKATNYDAAQVGLASVESPAILIAGGEAKQGEDAAWLQTIRDRAAAVLLIGSSTPAFAQRLQEVGYATYEAVETMERAVPRSAELAAQLGASVVLLSPACASFDQYQNFEQRGDHFRQLCLDLLQ